In Paraflavitalea devenefica, the following are encoded in one genomic region:
- a CDS encoding LysE family translocator: MWQAIINGLMLGCILALSVGPVIFTVIKQSLNNGHTGGFSFVAGVWMSDIVLVVISNAFSALVSELLEYKAIIGYIGSAFLVIMGIFYLFFKKVTLRTDAEGKIVRFRKRDMIKIFSSGFLINTLNPSVFIFWLGTATALATKFSFQQRVIIFSVCVALNIAADIFKVLLAGKLRKRLTLHNISVINKVSGVILVGFGMALLYGTVFLAKEM, translated from the coding sequence ATGTGGCAAGCCATCATCAATGGATTAATGCTGGGGTGTATCCTTGCTTTGTCAGTGGGGCCGGTAATTTTTACGGTGATCAAGCAAAGCCTTAACAACGGACATACCGGTGGGTTCAGTTTCGTGGCAGGGGTGTGGATGAGCGATATTGTACTGGTGGTGATCAGCAATGCCTTTTCTGCGCTGGTAAGTGAGCTGCTGGAGTACAAAGCTATCATCGGCTATATTGGCAGCGCTTTCCTGGTGATCATGGGCATCTTTTATCTTTTTTTTAAAAAGGTAACCTTGCGTACGGATGCTGAGGGGAAAATAGTGCGCTTCCGTAAAAGGGACATGATCAAAATATTTTCCAGCGGCTTCCTGATCAATACCCTTAATCCCAGCGTATTCATTTTCTGGCTGGGCACGGCTACAGCCCTTGCTACCAAATTCAGTTTTCAGCAAAGGGTCATCATCTTCTCTGTTTGCGTGGCATTGAACATTGCTGCCGATATTTTTAAGGTGCTGCTGGCAGGCAAATTGCGCAAGCGGCTTACCCTGCACAATATTTCTGTTATCAATAAAGTATCGGGCGTAATACTCGTTGGTTTTGGCATGGCGCTCCTGTATGGCACTGTTTTTTTGGCGAAGGAAATGTAA
- the mtgA gene encoding monofunctional biosynthetic peptidoglycan transglycosylase: MAIKTRGLGLRIWRILKRVFIFLFIFQLFYILLLKWVNPPVTLTQLGSLISGNGLKRDYVSIKNMSPYARLAVICSEDQLFPDHNGFDWKHIEKAMKNNEKRPNRIKGASTISQQVAKNVFLWQGRSWFRKGLEVYFTFMIELIWGKKRILEMYLNVSEMGKGVFGIEAAAQAYFKKPAQKLTRQEAAMVAASLPNPKEYTVKPVSRYVAGKYPWVLRQMNNLQDDEDIQGLIQ, from the coding sequence ATGGCCATCAAAACCAGGGGATTGGGTCTTCGTATATGGCGAATCCTGAAACGAGTCTTCATCTTCCTCTTTATTTTCCAATTGTTTTATATTCTCCTGCTCAAGTGGGTGAATCCGCCGGTTACGCTTACACAACTGGGCAGCCTCATCAGTGGGAATGGTCTTAAACGGGATTATGTGTCTATCAAAAACATGTCGCCCTATGCACGCCTGGCCGTTATATGCTCTGAAGATCAGTTGTTTCCGGATCACAACGGGTTTGACTGGAAGCATATCGAAAAGGCAATGAAGAATAATGAAAAGCGGCCTAACCGTATTAAAGGTGCTTCCACTATCAGTCAGCAGGTGGCCAAAAATGTTTTCTTGTGGCAGGGCCGCAGTTGGTTTCGCAAAGGGCTCGAAGTCTATTTTACTTTCATGATTGAACTGATATGGGGTAAAAAACGCATCCTGGAAATGTATCTCAATGTGTCTGAAATGGGGAAAGGAGTTTTTGGAATAGAAGCAGCAGCACAGGCTTATTTTAAGAAGCCCGCCCAAAAACTCACTCGCCAGGAAGCTGCCATGGTCGCCGCCTCCCTGCCCAATCCCAAAGAATATACAGTAAAACCCGTTTCACGTTATGTAGCCGGAAAATATCCCTGGGTATTGCGGCAAATGAATAACCTGCAGGACGATGAGGATATTCAAGGACTGATACAGTAA
- a CDS encoding ArnT family glycosyltransferase translates to MLSFIRRNHKLLFYLAWCLLNLIQAAYTELFDDEAYYWIYSRFPDWGYFDHPPLVALLIKAGYALFPNELGVRLFIVLLNTATIFITQQLLAKKDDYLFYAIACSIAVVQIGGIIAVPDIPLLFFVALFFWLYRRFTERVTILNSVWLGLSIAFMMYSKYHGVLIVLCTLVSNPKLFARYQTYIVTAVALLVFAPHLYWQYTHGFPSVQFHLFERSASYYDTKYTIEYLVGQLALAGPLIGWLLLKAAFIHKPASDLERALKYTLIGIYGFFLISTFKGRVEANWTVPAFIGLIVLSHQSVLQQPSWRKWLYKSLPVTLVLILLVRIYMFPVIPRVSWIRKDEFHQNKIWVGEIKERAQGIPAVFIGSYQKASKYWFYSQTPSLSMNAITYRRNNFNFWPLEDSLIGKRVMVVGSYDSVTRNNRFTQLINYASHIYEPYFSFSKVDIRCEGKPLLKNKQFTVQGIIKSPAFYLSFFQQKPYDTTGIQLAFKEENGKVTLIPTGFTVGQIQQASQPFYLQVPVNLPAGNYTFRFAVNNCIPGIPSMNSTGSKVKVSE, encoded by the coding sequence ATGCTTAGTTTTATCAGGAGAAATCATAAACTGCTATTTTATCTTGCCTGGTGCCTGTTGAACCTGATACAGGCAGCTTACACAGAGTTATTTGATGATGAAGCATACTATTGGATCTATTCCCGTTTTCCCGACTGGGGTTATTTTGATCATCCTCCCCTGGTGGCGCTGCTGATCAAAGCCGGTTATGCGCTCTTCCCCAATGAATTAGGTGTCCGTCTCTTTATTGTGCTGCTGAATACAGCTACCATTTTCATAACACAGCAACTGCTGGCTAAAAAAGATGATTACCTTTTTTATGCAATCGCCTGCTCTATTGCCGTTGTACAGATAGGCGGCATCATTGCTGTTCCCGATATTCCGCTCCTATTCTTTGTGGCCTTGTTTTTCTGGCTCTACCGGCGTTTCACAGAGCGGGTGACGATCCTGAATTCCGTATGGCTGGGCCTGAGCATTGCTTTCATGATGTACAGCAAGTACCATGGGGTACTGATCGTATTATGCACATTGGTATCAAACCCTAAATTATTTGCCCGGTATCAGACTTATATTGTAACAGCGGTGGCCTTACTCGTATTTGCGCCTCATCTTTACTGGCAGTATACACATGGGTTTCCTTCTGTTCAGTTCCATTTGTTTGAGCGAAGCGCTTCTTATTATGATACCAAGTATACCATTGAGTACCTTGTTGGTCAACTGGCATTGGCCGGGCCACTGATAGGATGGTTATTGCTGAAAGCCGCCTTTATTCATAAACCTGCCTCAGACCTTGAACGGGCATTAAAGTATACACTCATTGGGATATATGGCTTTTTTCTGATCAGTACTTTCAAAGGACGCGTGGAAGCCAACTGGACCGTTCCGGCTTTCATCGGATTAATAGTGTTGAGCCATCAAAGTGTATTGCAACAGCCCTCCTGGCGCAAATGGTTGTACAAAAGCCTTCCCGTTACCCTGGTGCTCATCCTGCTGGTGCGCATTTACATGTTCCCGGTGATCCCACGGGTAAGCTGGATCCGCAAAGATGAGTTCCATCAAAATAAAATATGGGTGGGCGAGATAAAGGAACGTGCGCAGGGCATTCCGGCAGTATTCATTGGCTCCTATCAGAAAGCTTCCAAGTATTGGTTCTATTCACAAACGCCCTCCCTGTCCATGAATGCGATTACCTACCGGAGAAACAATTTTAACTTCTGGCCACTGGAAGATTCACTTATCGGAAAACGGGTAATGGTGGTGGGTTCTTATGACAGTGTAACCAGGAATAACAGGTTTACTCAATTGATCAATTATGCCAGCCATATTTATGAGCCTTATTTTTCTTTTTCTAAAGTAGATATCCGTTGTGAAGGCAAACCCTTACTGAAAAATAAACAATTCACTGTACAGGGCATCATCAAATCGCCCGCTTTCTATCTTTCTTTTTTTCAGCAAAAGCCGTATGATACTACAGGCATACAACTGGCTTTTAAAGAGGAGAATGGAAAAGTTACCCTCATTCCTACAGGCTTCACGGTGGGGCAGATCCAACAGGCCAGCCAGCCATTCTACCTCCAGGTGCCAGTTAATCTTCCTGCCGGTAATTATACATTCCGTTTTGCCGTCAACAATTGCATACCGGGCATCCCTTCCATGAACAGTACGGGAAGCAAAGTTAAGGTGAGTGAGTAG